GTAGTGTTCACCTTCTTCTATAAGCGCAGGTGCATAAGAGCTCTGTGGCCCTTTTACTAAAGAAATCAGGATCAAACTGTACGGCAAATACGTATAGGGAAAAAAAGCGAATGCCATTTTCATCCAAACCTGTTCACATAAATCATAAACAATGAGCCTGGGAATGTCTACTACTTAACTGCTACAGCTTCAACAAAGATGTGATTGAGAGAATCGTTCAAAGTGGCTGAAATAAGAAACAGTATTTCCCATTTCTATGTGAATGGAAAGATTTGTAATAGGCACCCTTGCGAAATAATTGCCAATGATCTTTATGATGCATGCTTCATCTAGTGTCTCAGAGATAGCCCCTCGAGTACAACAATGTAAACCCCTCCATAAGAAAACTGGTCCTGTAATAGTTTCCTTAGGATGATAAGCACGCCGCATTTATGCCCCATGATCATTATCTATATTAGATCACACATGCATTTGAGCTACAAAGGCATTCTCGTACGCACACCTGTGTCACTTACCCTCTCCCTTTCAACAGATGTGGAGCAGGCCCAGTCAAGGGCTTTCTTTGCTCAACATCATTATTCTTGCTGTAAGGCAAACTATTTACATTCAGCAGAAAAAgccacaaagaaaagaagaagcacGCTTACACACAAAcgttcacgcacacacacacacaaacacacacgcacacaacagTTTGGGAAAtaaaggagaagaaaataaagacagtgtgGGTCACAGAGTCTACAGGGCATGGGGCCTTTAGGGAGTGTGGCAAACTGAAAGGATCTGCTGTAAAATCCAGGACATCCATTGTTCAGCTGTTGCACTCACTTTTTGGTGGAGTAAGGGTTCCCTGATGTCGGCATGGAGTGGGAGAATGAGTAGTCATTAGTGATGTTCACCGGTCTTGGTGGCCTGGatgggaaaacaaaatgttgttttttttttaatctgttttctttatgcTACAGAGACAGCaaattttcctttctttgttgtttgtctttcattcattcaatctTGCCGTTTTTCCTCCAAATTTGAAACTCCGGAATTGGGTAATTACTGCAGATGAACTGATGTAGGATGTTGCAACAAAGTCAGATATAATTAGTCGCGTAGGGTGTGGTacacaatgaaaacatgcaATGAGGGGGAGGGAATGATCGACAAACACAGCAAGTGTttcaaaagaaatgaacaaTAGTGACTGTCAGTAACTAGGGTGGATAGGACTTGACAACACTGTATATGATTAGGATGGTACAAAGGATTCAAACctacatgaacaaaaatgtgcaaagacacattttgagaTGTGTTAAATAATCAAAGTTAAACTCACCATGTATCTCTTGAGGAATacacagaacaagaaaaagGAATTAAAATAAGTCATTACAATCAGCCCAGCAAAGACTACactaaatgtcattttaagaaaaaacaagatatcATCTTAGAACAGGTTTCGGTTTCAGAATACTGATTCTTTCAGCCAGTAAGCAACAAACAATTGTTCTTATGAGTCATAAGAATCAAACATTGGGTGTAGTTTATTGCAGACAGTTCACATCTGGAGTACAGttgcatgatgtgtgtgtatttatatctCCATAGCCACATCTTGCTTTTTATGTAAGCTTTGTTGCTATTGTGGCAATGTTACAACTGTACCAGTTTTCACATGAAGCCACTCTTTTGAGTGTTAACAACTGCTTTTTGATGAAGGTCAGCTAACTACATGTGGACTACCGGTACCTGAAAATGTGGATTGTGATATAAAGTCATTATATTTCTACAGTTTCTTACAATTATGCATTGCAGTTTAACATAACTTCCATTTACCATGATCTGGATTTTAAGATGTATGGTATTTATCATACCAAGACCAAGTTCACAATCAAGTGATTACATTGGAAAATAATCAATGTATCTGCCACGTGATTCAGATGTGCTCAGACAAACTTAAAGAAATCTGAAGTATCGACATAACTGTGGTTTCATAAACTGACATCACAAACTTACAGGAATTCTGatgtgtgcatttatttgtggGTGGAGCATTTAAGTAATttaaatctcactttctacaatatgggcCCTTCAATTCTAAATATTTTAATGGATCCTTATCAAccattgtttttgttcatgcaAAACTGATATATATCATCATATGTTTCAATCCTTAAATACTGATATCATCATGGACTCAAAAAATCCAGTATTGTTCAGACTCTACATTCGACATCCGACattgtacacaaacaaaactggcTGCCGTAATTGGAatccttttgcttttttaagggttataaaacactaaaaaaagagggaagaatTTCATTTTTACCTTTGATTTGAAGGTAAAAGAACAGACTATGTTTTGCACCTGAAGCAGATTTCTATTCCTATATCTGATTTAGCCTTAATAAAGAGCCTCAGCTTGCCACAAAgtctgtggttttgtttcattatacataaaacaacacaaccaTCAGTCAAGTCAAGGAAAAGGTAGCCGGAGTGTTGCAGATTGCAATCATTCCCAAGGCTATAATTAAGCCTCATTGATCAGTTGACCCAGGAGATTGACTGGAATCACTTCAGACTTCGAGGCAGCAACGAGATAATTATCAGCTGAGGGGATGGAATCAAGCATTTTGGAACGCGGAGCAGAATGCTCTGAAAATAACACAGCTCTCTGACTGCAGGACTACAGAACTggattgtttcagttttattaaaaaaaaaagaaatgaaaaaaagcaagaagATGAACTTACACAATATGAGCTAGGTTGAGAGGTTTCTCTGGCATTTCAGGAAACATGGGGTGAAGAGGCTCTCTGCTCGATGCACAGCTCAGTGACTTACTGAGGGCATGGGATAACTTCTTAGCAGGGGAtttctggagagaaaaacaaaaggagcgAGGGGCCAGTTGTGAGGACGTGTGGACACTAATTTCTTCTCATCATTGCAGcaaccccaccaccaccacctgcatCGAGCAGTCAGCATCCGCACATTGTGGTGAAGCGGAGCAAAAAATAGCCGCTACGACTGGTCTAGTGCAGACACACCTCCCTCAGCccgcccctctcctcctcctcatcctcctcctcgtcctcctcctcccctctcctctccttacCCATGACGTATACTCCTTCATTTGGTGCTGGTTGCTATGGGAACCGCTGGCATGCCCCCTCCAGAAGCAGTCCTGACAGAGCTGGTAATTATGACATTGCTGGCAGCGGTAGCGGAAGCCCATCATACTCTCAGTATGGCAGTAGGAGCACTCGACCGGGTGAAAGACtgcaggcaggagaggagaggggtcagacacacacacgcgcagatggacaaacacatgcacacagacagatgtgatagtaaaaaacagatattttgcGCATCACAACCAGCAGAGAGGATTAATTTCCAATTAATTTAAGGACAGATGTGCAACCGAGTCCGCTCTGACAGCGACATTCGTCTCATTTCAACCGCACGAAGCCGCACCGCTCCAGCGCGCCGTGGATGTGTTTCTCCTGCTCACTTGGAGGTGACTTGTGATGATGACTGCATCACAAAATACGCACAAGCGCACACACTTATACGCAGGGTGTAAGGTTCCCTATGGGTCATCATcactggaggtgtgtgtgtgtgtgtgtgtatgtgtttcctTGAATATGTCTGCTTGGCTGCTTGTGCGCGTGGTGAGTCAAGATTATGATGCAAGGCTGAACTTTACATCCTCCCAGGCCCCTGCCAGCTCTCCCGTTTCTAAATATTCCGCGCAGTGTCTTACCGTTCTCTACGTTGGCGAGCCGATGCATGAGCGGTAACCACACCAGACACTGAGGGGGCGGGTCTGACATCAACGTATCCAGGAATGTATTGAGGGAGACCTTTTtctgtggaggagaggtgagatTCAACGCGGAAACAATTCCCCCACAGCGTCGACGCCGAACCAATCACAGATTCACTAATATCACACTTGGTGGTAAATGAGCCCTCACCTGCTGCGCAAAGCACGTTCTGGAAGCTTGCTCAGTGTAACCAAAAGAAGGTCCCTCAAAAACCGCCATAGGTAATTTGAGCACCTCCCTCAGAAATTGGTCAAACTGCGGGTACGCCATTATTCCAGCGGAATCTGATATCTGTGAAAAAATATCTGGGAACAACGCGGGCAGACATTACAGGAATGAATCAAACTAATTGTCAGTTGCCACCACAGTCTGCTAATTACAGTTTTACACAATACAATTATCCCACTtatttgtgaaaacaaatcaaagtgaAGCAGTTATTCAAATCAATTGTTATAATACATCAGCAACCCAGCactacacccccccccccacccattCACGAGCCATTGCAACTACTCCCACAGATTTTGAACATTATGTAATAAACTCTATCCTTCAGATAATGAATAATGACTTCTTCCAGCCATGAAGCGCTGGGCCAGCACTGCTTCTTCTTTTAGGAACAATAGACTAAGAACAGACAGAGATATAGATAACACAGACACTAATAAGCTTGTATTATAATTTTCCGAAGCAGCACTCAGACTCAAAACTGTGTGAACTTTACAGAGACAATTAGCTGATTTATTACAGGTAAAATGGGtctttttgatttcatttttcacaattaaaaagtaaaataaggCTTTGTTGTGTTGCTTACATCTTAATTTATCCAGAATTTTCCCTCCACACATGGTTGCCAGGGCCATCTTCACAACGAAGACAGATATCTTGCCATGGCCCTCCCTAAAAAGGAGCATACAAATGTTACATTACGGTCACAGATTCTTTTGAAAAGGAGCTGTCAAGGCCAAAAGGAAAAGCACAACCTTTAAAGGCAAACTTGAATCACAGTGATCATcgtcttaaaaaatgtttagcTTGGCTTTTAGCGCCTCTCGCACTCTTCACGAACACGTTGTGACATGACAGAGGTAAATAGTCTGTATTTTCACTCCATTCTGGCAGACACTTCCGAGTCACACCACATCAGCTCACGTCAGAAGAACCCCAGACATTAAAGCGCCAGAGCAGCGGCCGCCCGTCACGTCACGCGTTACTCACGGGTCATAGGCTGCCAGCAGGAAGTTGAGCAGCAAGCTGATGGAGTGCTCCACGGTGATCTGGTGGGTGGTGGGCATGCGCTTGTTCAGCTGGTAAAAAATGGTGGACAGCACCACTTCTAGACGAGCCACAGAGAGGTCAGCGTTGAGGTCCATGGTGTTGATGCCGTTCTCTCGGAAAGCCTCAATGACATTCCAAATGTCAACCAAGTGCACTGGAAAGCAAACAGGAACACTGAACATGAACAGCTGCGCTAAGAGCGTAGTGATGTGGTTAAACGCACACTGGGTCATACTTACGATTGCATTTCTTCTGCACAAATCTGAGTTTGCAGGCGGTTCTGTATGTCGATAATCGTATGGAATCCAAATCTTGAGCCCCTGAGGAAGAGTCACTCATAATCAAATCACACTGGAAATGTCACTGCCAGTTCATGGATAATGTGGAAGTCTGGAGGGTGAATTCACGGAGCAAGTGTACAAAATTAGTATAATAAATGACACTATGAAATAAGTCTTTTTAATACAATTTATttgatgttgtcttttttcaacCGTGTtcttttgttggttggtttgtcagcaggattacacaaaaacctGCTTTGAATTAATATGTTGTATGGAGCACTGACACAGGTTAAGCCTTGGCATTGTGAAATAAAATAGTCACTTGGAAACATAGTGATgtgcaataaaaacagactACGTACAAAGGATATTTCAAACAGGACATCTTAAACAGGAGTGTATTATCTAAAAATGTCAAGGTCATATTATGTTGTGTGCAATTATTCTAAAGATTTCTCTCAATACTTTGCATCTCCATAGACGTGTGCCTTCAcatagtgtaaaaaaaaaaaaagaaaagaagaatgaGGTCACACTTGTGTCTCTCATTGTTTGTAATCAGTCTGGTTGACACTAGCAGGGACACTTGATCTTCATGATATTTGATTTACATGAAAGTTGCAGAGAAGAATTTGCCATTTTTATGGTCGGTGAGTAGAACAGTCTGACATAGATCACGCTGGGCCAAGGCTCCGAGCACTTACTCATCTCGACAAACAGTTGCCTTCTATCTGCCATGTTGTCACCGCTCTGCCCGTAGTCTTCAATCATTCTGATcaagaggagagaaagcaaTGTCAGAGGCTGCGTATCCCTGCTTTTAACAGAAACAGTTCAGGCATCCAGAAGCCTTAATTAAACCACTGTGCGTAAAGAGTCTTTTCGAAAACAATTACATTACAATTACATGTGTTAATTCCACTTAAAATAATCTGGACCATGATAGTATCAAAATGTTCTAGAAGCACTTACTGATGCCACACAAAGTTTCCGGGTTTACTGTTCAGTGATTGACAGGGCACTGATACCCCTTACCTGtatgcattttaaaataccAGCAGCAGATTTATCCCTCAAGATTTATTGTaagttttttaaataatgggttcagagagaggcagacaaaaTCAGCTCCCCATATCTAATTCTTCTGGCTGATGTGACTGGCAGATTTTTATCAGTTGTAGCTAATTAATTAAGCTAACATGAGCGCCATGAGTCACTTAAAAACTCTTGCCGACTTTTTTAAAGTCTCAAGCTAAAGCGAGATTGACAGCCCTATAAAAGAGcgtcttaaaggtgcaatatgtgacaATTGGCCCACCTGTCAAACACATACTCTAAACAaaaagggggcagcatatcaccaggaTAAACGCTAACTGATATAAACTGTAActcctgttagctcagttagccatgcagctagccgTCCAGACTGGAAGTTCAAAGGGAGTGTTGGTGGAGATTTGGACTGCCAGGAGGAGGTTTTTCAGACAAATGCTTGATCACAACATCAATTCTGATATTTCTTCACAGTCTGTCGATCATTTTAGttgatttttcaacatttaaaactaaaatgtgtacatattgcaccttaaaatATCTATTTGATGGTTACAATCATGATATTGTGCTAAAAGACTGAAGCTAACACCATAACACATTTACACCATTGTTCTTGCATTGTATTACATGTGTATCATGACACTGTATCAGGTAACACTGCCTGAAGTAGCTGGAGTGTGAACCTGCCAAAAGAGCGGAGCATAGccgctaacattagcttgaaCTCTAAGAGCATCCAGGAACAGCATCAACACAGCTAAGACATGCTATGAACTAGATGTTCTAGTTGTCAATGGCTCTTTTTTTAACGTAACTTATAATCGTTTGGTACAATGTTATTAAGAAGTTAGCGGGAAAATGCTAGGTCCATGcagataaacacactgattaatGCATTCACTTCTGCTGTTGGgattttgtggttttggagagGCTAAATTTAGGACCACCCACCCTTCAAACTCAAagataaaatgttattattacagCCCTGTGCGCACCACTTTAACATGCAAAGGAACCCAGAGCATTGGGGGGGGCTTATTGTAACCCCAGGGcccacagagcagcttcctcCGGCCCTGGTAAAATCCACACTGACCTCACTTTtccagttctttttttaatacatttgcaaaTTGAATGTAGCACACTACAGTGCTTATCAGAAATGTGAAGGGGGGGGCACAGTAAAACTTAAGTAAGACAAGGACAAGACTTTCAAAggggcagagcagcagagagaatgCTCACACCATGCCTCACTGCACTCTGTCCGAGGCAATCTAATACACCTAGTCATGTGGtttgttgccatggcagcaaaGATCCCAGCCGCTCTGTTCGTAAAAACATAGTGCTAGTcacccccccaaacacacacacacacacacacacacacactacacctCCCACTGCAGACGAGCAAAGTTCGTCAAGAAAAACTTTCTTCTCACGAGTTAATATCTTTTGTGATATATCGCTGGATGGGATGATAGCTGAGAGCTCGGCGACACTTCTTGGCCGAGtggttttaaaaacactttttttttctgcaggagaCACTCATTCAGGCATGGCATTTCAAATTACTTTGACAGTAATTGGGAGACCCAAAATGTTACGCTGCCGGGACCCAGGGTGTGGAAATTAGAATTCACCTAgtgtttaaaaagcaaacaacggcatacattttttcctcttttttttatttttgcttccCTCCCTGTTGCTCTGATTTCCAGTCAGCACAGGCAGTCGATTAAGGAGCTCTAGGAAACTTTGAAATCCAGTTTAAAGGGGATTTTAGATTAAGCTAATAAATTAACCTGGAATTACAGAATCAATCGTAGAGTATTTGAGAAAATTGCCtcacagcagagcagtgtgagcaacagaaaaaaaataaactgcttATATTATCACGACTTGACagaacattcagtcattttcaccgggtttaaaggggcactaagcagttttggagaaggaatcCAAACTCCGAAATTCAATATTCACagcattaatgaggtaatattatatattattttcctctgaggaacaGCTGAACAtggaaatattaaatatttccatGTTCAGCtgttcctcagaggaaaataaggccctCAGAACACTAATTGAAGCTAGagaatgtggcagggtccgccacatttaCAAAGTAAAATAGTATGAAACTGCGGTGTCCTtcgaggtcagtttgttttttctgttatatGAAACCGGATTACAATTTCCAACCCAATcgacataatgcacctttacaAATGAAGAagcctgtaaaaacaaatataataaatgagAGTTTCACCAGTTATGAGGCGACGATGAATGCACCTACAGCAGTAAACAGCAATGTCACGGACTCTTCATAGCAATGGATATGCAAGCCCATTCATCACGTACAGAGTGAGTaaatgtaaaagtgtaaaaacataCACCGTCTTACAGATCAACATTGATATCCTTTCCACGCTGCAAGTAAACACATCCTGAGTCCCGGCAACGTGACCTTCTTGCTGTCTGTTTTCAGCCTCAGAAATAACTGAGATTGATACAATCTACTGCAAGAGCTGATATTAAACCAGCACAGCTGATACAGGCTGTGGGGACGGCGAAGGCAACACAATGATCAACATACCTCTCATAAAGCACCATGGTCGTCCTCCTCACGCTCGCCTGGGATGAGTTATTACAAAGCCAAGTTCAAGAAACTCAAACTCCTCTCTGACACGGAAGCGTCACAACAAAAGCAGCCCAAATGTGCGGGAGGCCACACTGAACATATCTGAAATTAGACACTGTCAGCTAGGATACAGTCTGTGCTGCCTCTATCTTTAACTACAAATGAGAGGGCTTCACATTCTTGTCCAGCTTTACTGGCTCTCTAGTTGCAGACCCCAGACCTCATTCCTGGCATGTGCCCAGCAAACATCACTCTTCCTTCTGTGGCACCGTCACACCGGCAGCATGAGAATATAACCGCTCTTAAAAGAGCAAATCATCTTGTGCCATTAACATTACAGAGAGACTGGTGGGGCCAGGCACTGCCAAAAGCAGAATAAGGGGTCTCGCGGTAATGACTCACTCTGTCTTTTAAATGCTGCACGGGGCTTCTGTTGGCCGAGCGCTCAAGTGCCATGTCAGGCCagcaacaagaaaagaaaagccttATTAGTCACTTATTTACATTATGAGGCTATTTCTGCAGCGGCTCCATAAAACAAGAGTGGACGGTGCTGTTAATTCATGTCCCGCTTGATGTACTTGGAACAGATTGTCATGCAACATTTCCAAACACAAGCACTAACTTGAGCTGGAGAGCAATCTGTGTTTTGGCCGGCTCAGTACAGTACATCGCAGCTGTTACCACTGATTGGCCAGAGTTATTTTTACATCACGGACTATAAACTACACTGGCACCCAAGTCCCATCCctgatggataaaaaaaaacacgctgcGGCACTGACTTAAGGTTAATCAGCAGGAGCTCGGCGTAGCCAGAGAGATGTTGAGCTTTAACAGTCTTCCCCCTTCCTGTCTGGTACCAGCCGGTGATGTCTGCTCTGTGTCCCCGTGCTGATGATCACCATGGTTTCAGCTGCAAAAAGGCCAAAACTTTGGGGACCCTGAGAGCGCAGCTACACATTTACGGTtttgctggtgctggtgctaGAGCTGTTCTGGAGTTCTTTGctcacaaaatgacacaaataggagcacaatgtgtttgtggctgtgcaaatgtgtgatGTCATTGCCAACACAGATTTTGCATGTCAGTCACAGGATTGATTAGAGTTCGAgttatgcacacaaacaaaatcacaccACAGGAATAATACTGTCCGAGGCAAAGGTAAAGGTGCAGCAAGGAAAAAGGGCAACAGGCTCCTCATGGTAAACACTGGGCTCAGGCATCACCTGTCACGCCAGAGACACCTGTGTGTCCTGGAGACAAAAGCGAACGTCTCCCCTGCACATGCGACCGCATTTCTGATGTCTCTCTCTTCGCACagcctcctttcttttctttttcttttctcttatcACTGCAAGTTAATCGACAAACTCATCTCACCCAGAGTGACAAAGTAG
Above is a window of Acanthopagrus latus isolate v.2019 chromosome 21, fAcaLat1.1, whole genome shotgun sequence DNA encoding:
- the dtna gene encoding dystrobrevin alpha isoform X1, with translation MVLYERMIEDYGQSGDNMADRRQLFVEMRAQDLDSIRLSTYRTACKLRFVQKKCNLHLVDIWNVIEAFRENGINTMDLNADLSVARLEVVLSTIFYQLNKRMPTTHQITVEHSISLLLNFLLAAYDPEGHGKISVFVVKMALATMCGGKILDKLRYIFSQISDSAGIMAYPQFDQFLREVLKLPMAVFEGPSFGYTEQASRTCFAQQKKVSLNTFLDTLMSDPPPQCLVWLPLMHRLANVENVFHPVECSYCHTESMMGFRYRCQQCHNYQLCQDCFWRGHASGSHSNQHQMKEYTSWKSPAKKLSHALSKSLSCASSREPLHPMFPEMPEKPLNLAHIVDTWPPRPVNITNDYSFSHSMPTSGNPYSTKNLPYSKNNDVEQRKPLTGPAPHLLKGRGLNYNLDVADRLADEHALIGLYVNLLQNNPKTCLLESSNHQDEEHSLIARYAARLAADAAAQQQRVPTDLPCSLDANKQQRQLIAELESKNREILQEIQRLRLQHEEASQPPPDRGQQNPTLLAELRLLRQRKDELEQRMSTLQESRRELMVQLEQLMMLLKLEEERKQATQGPGSPRSSPSHTISRPIPTPIHSDSAGTTPTHTPQDSLMGVGGDVQEAFAQGPRRNLRNDLLIAADSITNTMSSLVKELNSEGGSETESTVDSDFGRGDLLASSDPLFTYKPRSSGTAEEESFENDLEQQLEDELKLEELMKHRQEPDKTCMVTLQQ
- the dtna gene encoding dystrobrevin alpha isoform X3, producing the protein MIEDYGQSGDNMADRRQLFVEMRAQDLDSIRLSTYRTACKLRFVQKKCNLHLVDIWNVIEAFRENGINTMDLNADLSVARLEVVLSTIFYQLNKRMPTTHQITVEHSISLLLNFLLAAYDPEGHGKISVFVVKMALATMCGGKILDKLRYIFSQISDSAGIMAYPQFDQFLREVLKLPMAVFEGPSFGYTEQASRTCFAQQKKVSLNTFLDTLMSDPPPQCLVWLPLMHRLANVENVFHPVECSYCHTESMMGFRYRCQQCHNYQLCQDCFWRGHASGSHSNQHQMKEYTSWKSPAKKLSHALSKSLSCASSREPLHPMFPEMPEKPLNLAHIVDTWPPRPVNITNDYSFSHSMPTSGNPYSTKNLPYSKNNDVEQRKPLTGPAPHLLKGRGLNYNLDVADRLADEHALIGLYVNLLQNNPKTCLLESSNHQDEEHSLIARYAARLAADAAAQQQRVPTDLPCSLDANKQQRQLIAELESKNREILQEIQRLRLQHEEASQPPPDRGQQNPTLLAELRLLRQRKDELEQRMSTLQESRRELMVQLEQLMMLLKLEEERKQATQGPGSPRSSPSHTISRPIPTPIHSDSAGTTPTHTPQDSLMGVGGDVQEAFAQGPRRNLRNDLLIAADSITNTMSSLVKELNSEGGSETESTVDSDFGRGDLLASSDPLFTYKPRSSGTAEEESFENDLEQQLEDELKLEELMKHRQEPDKTCMVTLQQ
- the dtna gene encoding dystrobrevin alpha isoform X7, whose protein sequence is MVLYERMIEDYGQSGDNMADRRQLFVEMRAQDLDSIRLSTYRTACKLRFVQKKCNLHLVDIWNVIEAFRENGINTMDLNADLSVARLEVVLSTIFYQLNKRMPTTHQITVEHSISLLLNFLLAAYDPEGHGKISVFVVKMALATMCGGKILDKLRYIFSQISDSAGIMAYPQFDQFLREVLKLPMAVFEGPSFGYTEQASRTCFAQQKKVSLNTFLDTLMSDPPPQCLVWLPLMHRLANVENVFHPVECSYCHTESMMGFRYRCQQCHNYQLCQDCFWRGHASGSHSNQHQMKEYTSWKSPAKKLSHALSKSLSCASSREPLHPMFPEMPEKPLNLAHIVPPRPVNITNDYSFSHSMPTSGNPYSTKKLNYNLDVADRLADEHALIGLYVNLLQNNPKTCLLESSNHQDEEHSLIARYAARLAADAAAQQQRVPTDLPCSLDANKQQRQLIAELESKNREILQEIQRLRLQHEEASQPPPDRGQQNPTLLAELRLLRQRKDELEQRMSTLQESRRELMVQLEQLMMLLKTQGPGSPRSSPSHTISRPIPTPIHSDSAGTTPTHTPQDSLMGVGGDVQEAFAQGPRRNLRNDLLIAADSITNTMSSLVKELNSEGGSETESTVDSDFGRGDLLASSDPLFTYKPRSSGTAEEESFENDLEQQLEDELKLEELMKHRQEPDKTCMVTLQQ
- the dtna gene encoding dystrobrevin alpha isoform X12, encoding MVLYERMIEDYGQSGDNMADRRQLFVEMRAQDLDSIRLSTYRTACKLRFVQKKCNLHLVDIWNVIEAFRENGINTMDLNADLSVARLEVVLSTIFYQLNKRMPTTHQITVEHSISLLLNFLLAAYDPEGHGKISVFVVKMALATMCGGKILDKLRYIFSQISDSAGIMAYPQFDQFLREVLKLPMAVFEGPSFGYTEQASRTCFAQQKKVSLNTFLDTLMSDPPPQCLVWLPLMHRLANVENVFHPVECSYCHTESMMGFRYRCQQCHNYQLCQDCFWRGHASGSHSNQHQMKEYTSWKSPAKKLSHALSKSLSCASSREPLHPMFPEMPEKPLNLAHIVPPRPVNITNDYSFSHSMPTSGNPYSTKNLPYSKNNDVEQRKPLTGPAPHLLKGRGLNYNLDVADRLADEHALIGLYVNLLQNNPKTCLLESSNHQDEEHSLIARYAARLAADAAAQQQRVPTDLPCSLDANKQQRQLIAELESKNREILQEIQRLRLQHEEASQPPPDRGQQNPTLLAELRLLRQRKDELEQRMSTLQESRRELMVQLEQLMMLLKTQGPGSPRSSPSHTISRPIPTPIHSDSAGTTPTHTPQDSLMGVGGDVQEAFAQGPRRNLRNDLLIAADSITNTMSSLVKELNSEGGSETESTVDSDFGRGDLLASSDPLFTYKPRSSGTAEEESFENDLEQQLEDELKLEELMKHRQEPDKTCMVTLQQ
- the dtna gene encoding dystrobrevin alpha isoform X2 yields the protein MVLYERMIEDYGQSGDNMADRRQLFVEMRAQDLDSIRLSTYRTACKLRFVQKKCNLHLVDIWNVIEAFRENGINTMDLNADLSVARLEVVLSTIFYQLNKRMPTTHQITVEHSISLLLNFLLAAYDPEGHGKISVFVVKMALATMCGGKILDKLRYIFSQISDSAGIMAYPQFDQFLREVLKLPMAVFEGPSFGYTEQASRTCFAQQKKVSLNTFLDTLMSDPPPQCLVWLPLMHRLANVENVFHPVECSYCHTESMMGFRYRCQQCHNYQLCQDCFWRGHASGSHSNQHQMKEYTSWKSPAKKLSHALSKSLSCASSREPLHPMFPEMPEKPLNLAHIVPPRPVNITNDYSFSHSMPTSGNPYSTKNLPYSKNNDVEQRKPLTGPAPHLLKGRGLNYNLDVADRLADEHALIGLYVNLLQNNPKTCLLESSNHQDEEHSLIARYAARLAADAAAQQQRVPTDLPCSLDANKQQRQLIAELESKNREILQEIQRLRLQHEEASQPPPDRGQQNPTLLAELRLLRQRKDELEQRMSTLQESRRELMVQLEQLMMLLKLEEERKQATQGPGSPRSSPSHTISRPIPTPIHSDSAGTTPTHTPQDSLMGVGGDVQEAFAQGPRRNLRNDLLIAADSITNTMSSLVKELNSEGGSETESTVDSDFGRGDLLASSDPLFTYKPRSSGTAEEESFENDLEQQLEDELKLEELMKHRQEPDKTCMVTLQQ
- the dtna gene encoding dystrobrevin alpha isoform X4; this translates as MVLYERMIEDYGQSGDNMADRRQLFVEMRAQDLDSIRLSTYRTACKLRFVQKKCNLHLVDIWNVIEAFRENGINTMDLNADLSVARLEVVLSTIFYQLNKRMPTTHQITVEHSISLLLNFLLAAYDPEGHGKISVFVVKMALATMCGGKILDKLRYIFSQISDSAGIMAYPQFDQFLREVLKLPMAVFEGPSFGYTEQASRTCFAQQKKVSLNTFLDTLMSDPPPQCLVWLPLMHRLANVENVFHPVECSYCHTESMMGFRYRCQQCHNYQLCQDCFWRGHASGSHSNQHQMKEYTSWKSPAKKLSHALSKSLSCASSREPLHPMFPEMPEKPLNLAHIVDTWPPRPVNITNDYSFSHSMPTSGNPYSTKNLPYSKNNDVEQRKPLTGPAPHLLKGRGLNYNLDVADRLADEHALIGLYVNLLQNNPKTCLLESSNHQDEEHSLIARYAARLAADAAAQQQRVPTDLPCSLDANKQQRQLIAELESKNREILQEIQRLRLQHEEASQPPPDRGQQNPTLLAELRLLRQRKDELEQRMSTLQESRRELMVQLEQLMMLLKTQGPGSPRSSPSHTISRPIPTPIHSDSAGTTPTHTPQDSLMGVGGDVQEAFAQGPRRNLRNDLLIAADSITNTMSSLVKELNSEGGSETESTVDSDFGRGDLLASSDPLFTYKPRSSGTAEEESFENDLEQQLEDELKLEELMKHRQEPDKTCMVTLQQ